A single region of the Bdellovibrio sp. GT3 genome encodes:
- a CDS encoding glutamate-5-semialdehyde dehydrogenase yields the protein MNSLNEQALQDLRAAARIQRKLSTGNKNQALLAIAGRLATASNEIIEENKKDLAALPADTASAFRDRLTLNAERIDGMIESLKQVAGLPDPVGEVIEQSTLKNGLLLKKIRAPLGVIFMIFESRPNVILEAFSLAFKSGNVILLRGGSESKHSSAIIYRLMRESLQECGFAQLPFLGVENYDRSLVEQLLKRKDVIDIVVPRGGDKLIDFVQRTALMPIIKNDRGMCHTYVAEDADLVMAAKIVANAKTQRPGVCNALETVLVNAKVANQFLPLLYKETETKKLQWHVDSGSLDILKNHERVTLANPQDWDTEYLDLIMNCRIVNDLDEAINHIEKHGSKHSEAIVTKSEEKARIFQQDIDAAAVYWNASTRFTDGFEFGLGGELGISTQKLHVRGPVGLRELTNARWLVDGSGQTRG from the coding sequence ATGAACTCGCTTAATGAACAGGCCTTGCAGGATCTGCGTGCTGCAGCCCGCATTCAACGCAAACTTTCAACGGGAAACAAAAATCAGGCGTTGTTGGCCATTGCCGGCCGACTTGCGACCGCTTCCAACGAAATCATTGAAGAGAATAAAAAAGATCTTGCCGCCCTCCCCGCCGACACAGCCAGCGCATTTCGTGATCGTTTGACTTTAAATGCAGAACGCATCGACGGCATGATCGAAAGTCTGAAACAGGTGGCAGGTCTTCCGGACCCTGTGGGCGAAGTGATCGAGCAATCCACTTTGAAAAATGGCTTGCTGTTAAAAAAAATCCGCGCCCCTTTGGGTGTGATCTTTATGATTTTCGAATCCCGCCCGAATGTGATTCTGGAGGCTTTCTCGTTGGCCTTTAAATCCGGCAACGTCATCTTGTTGCGTGGGGGATCAGAATCCAAACACAGCAGCGCCATTATCTACCGTCTGATGCGCGAAAGTCTGCAGGAGTGCGGCTTTGCTCAGCTGCCTTTTTTGGGAGTTGAAAATTACGACCGCTCCTTGGTCGAACAACTTCTAAAACGAAAAGATGTGATCGACATCGTCGTCCCAAGAGGCGGTGATAAGCTGATTGACTTCGTTCAGCGCACAGCCCTGATGCCGATCATTAAAAATGATCGCGGCATGTGCCACACTTATGTTGCTGAAGACGCTGACCTGGTCATGGCCGCAAAAATAGTGGCCAATGCCAAAACCCAGCGCCCCGGGGTTTGCAATGCCCTGGAAACAGTTCTGGTAAACGCGAAAGTTGCCAATCAGTTCCTGCCTTTGCTTTACAAAGAAACTGAAACCAAAAAACTGCAATGGCATGTTGATTCAGGTTCGCTGGACATTCTTAAAAATCACGAGCGCGTGACCCTAGCGAATCCGCAGGACTGGGACACTGAGTATCTGGATTTGATCATGAATTGCCGGATCGTGAATGATCTGGACGAAGCCATTAATCATATTGAAAAACATGGCAGTAAACATTCCGAAGCCATCGTGACCAAGTCCGAGGAAAAAGCACGCATATTTCAACAGGACATCGATGCGGCAGCTGTGTATTGGAATGCCTCCACCCGATTCACCGACGGTTTTGAATTTGGTCTGGGGGGCGAGCTGGGCATCAGCACGCAAAAGCTTCATGTGCGTGGTCCGGTGGGCCTGCGCGAACTGACCAATGCGCGATGGCTGGTTGATGGCAGCGGACAGACCCGCGGCTAG
- a CDS encoding ammonia-forming cytochrome c nitrite reductase subunit c552 has translation MKRNLIILAGAIVLTVAAAALLVNIFERKQEGKQAFYRVVEITDEIEDPAIWGKNFPYQYESYLKSSDMTRTKYGGSEAFPHVPTSKDPRTVTSVQKLDQDPRLRIMWNGYAFSKDFREERGHAYMLLDQELTERQEVVKQPGACLNCHASTYLLYKKLGDGDLTKGFHEMNKIPYKEVVQMAKHPVSCIDCHDAKDMSLRVTRPAFIEGIKAFKATQGITEYDVNKMASRQEMRTYVCAQCHVEYYFKGDGKTLTYPWAKGIKVENMLAYYDEIKFKDWIHKDTGANVLKAQHPEFELFSQGTHARAGVACTDCHMPYQRVGAMKVTDHWVRSPLLNINRACQTCHNVSEKELFDRATTIQDRHHKLRDTAFDALIDLINALKPYKDVDLVKNPNKDLEAARNFQRHAQFMFDFVEAENSTGFHAPQESARIFGDSIDNSRKGIMAVNRYKDSLKK, from the coding sequence ATGAAACGAAATCTTATTATCCTGGCTGGAGCCATTGTCCTGACTGTTGCTGCGGCGGCACTTCTGGTCAATATCTTCGAACGCAAACAAGAGGGAAAACAAGCCTTCTACCGTGTTGTCGAAATCACGGATGAAATTGAAGATCCCGCGATCTGGGGAAAAAACTTTCCCTATCAATACGAGTCGTATTTAAAATCCTCCGATATGACCCGCACCAAGTATGGCGGCTCGGAAGCCTTCCCCCACGTACCAACCAGCAAAGATCCGCGCACAGTCACCTCGGTACAAAAGTTGGATCAAGATCCAAGACTTCGCATCATGTGGAATGGATATGCCTTTTCAAAAGACTTCCGCGAAGAGCGCGGGCACGCATATATGTTACTGGATCAAGAGTTGACTGAACGCCAGGAAGTGGTGAAACAACCCGGCGCTTGCCTGAATTGCCATGCCTCCACTTATTTGCTTTACAAAAAATTGGGCGACGGTGATCTAACCAAGGGGTTCCATGAAATGAACAAAATCCCCTATAAAGAAGTCGTCCAAATGGCCAAGCATCCAGTCTCCTGCATCGACTGTCATGATGCCAAAGATATGTCCCTGCGAGTCACACGCCCGGCATTTATCGAAGGGATCAAAGCCTTCAAGGCCACTCAGGGCATCACCGAGTATGATGTGAACAAAATGGCATCGCGCCAGGAAATGCGCACTTACGTCTGCGCCCAATGTCACGTGGAGTACTACTTCAAAGGTGACGGCAAGACGCTGACTTACCCATGGGCCAAGGGCATCAAAGTTGAAAACATGCTGGCCTATTATGACGAAATCAAATTCAAGGACTGGATTCATAAGGACACGGGCGCCAATGTCCTGAAAGCGCAGCATCCCGAATTTGAACTGTTCTCGCAGGGAACCCATGCCCGCGCTGGTGTGGCATGTACCGATTGCCACATGCCGTACCAAAGAGTCGGAGCCATGAAAGTCACCGACCACTGGGTGCGCAGCCCCCTCTTGAATATCAACCGCGCCTGCCAGACGTGCCACAATGTTTCTGAAAAAGAACTCTTCGATCGCGCAACAACTATTCAGGATCGTCATCACAAATTGCGTGACACCGCCTTCGATGCCTTAATTGATCTTATCAATGCCTTGAAACCGTATAAAGATGTCGACCTGGTAAAAAATCCGAACAAGGACCTGGAAGCGGCCCGAAACTTCCAGCGCCATGCGCAGTTCATGTTTGACTTTGTGGAAGCTGAAAACTCCACGGGCTTCCATGCCCCTCAGGAGAGTGCGCGCATCTTCGGGGATTCCATCGATAACTCGCGCAAAGGCATCATGGCGGTCAATCGCTACAAGGATTCATTGAAAAAATAG
- the proB gene encoding glutamate 5-kinase, which yields MAKNRRWVIKAGSKMVCDGGPLLMRAWMLQVAQLKKKHGIEIIWVTSGAIAWAVARTNFKSAKRTLPQKQALSAIGQPLVMDQYNLALQSANLLGSQVLLTAGDMKDPARRKNLQNTLTELLKWKVLPILNENDAVATEEIKFGDNDSLAAKVAVMMKAERVILMTDVDGLFDSDPNKNPDATLVRYRPKVTKAEFNLADRKAVSKVGTGGMYSKLLAAETAGKNKIITHLVRGDIPNNLLHIAKGESIGTQFGGRHELA from the coding sequence ATGGCGAAAAACAGACGTTGGGTGATAAAAGCTGGCAGCAAAATGGTTTGCGACGGCGGTCCATTATTAATGCGTGCGTGGATGCTGCAAGTGGCACAGCTAAAAAAGAAACACGGCATCGAAATCATCTGGGTGACCTCCGGAGCCATCGCCTGGGCAGTTGCCCGCACCAACTTTAAATCTGCCAAAAGAACTCTTCCACAAAAGCAAGCCCTAAGCGCCATTGGTCAACCGTTGGTGATGGATCAATACAATCTGGCTTTACAATCTGCAAATCTATTGGGATCCCAGGTGCTCCTGACCGCCGGGGACATGAAAGACCCTGCTCGTCGCAAGAACCTGCAGAACACTTTGACTGAACTTCTGAAGTGGAAAGTCCTTCCGATCTTAAACGAAAATGACGCCGTGGCGACCGAGGAAATCAAGTTCGGCGACAACGACTCCCTGGCAGCGAAAGTCGCAGTCATGATGAAAGCCGAACGAGTTATTCTGATGACTGACGTGGATGGTTTGTTTGATTCTGATCCGAACAAAAATCCCGACGCCACTTTAGTCCGCTATCGACCGAAAGTCACAAAAGCGGAATTCAATCTAGCCGACCGCAAAGCCGTCTCCAAAGTCGGTACCGGAGGCATGTACTCAAAACTTCTGGCGGCGGAAACAGCCGGTAAAAACAAGATCATCACCCATCTTGTTCGCGGCGATATCCCCAATAACCTTTTGCATATCGCCAAAGGGGAAAGCATCGGAACACAGTTCGGGGGACGCCATGAACTCGCTTAA
- the nrfH gene encoding cytochrome c nitrite reductase small subunit: MNLKNAPGIVVIILIGILIGLGAYSFIYAKGYSYLSDDPKACINCHIMQANYDSWSKSGHQYVAKCNDCHLPHGNIAAKYAVKALNGFNHGWAFTFQNFHEPIQIKDLNRKVALQSCLNCHQPMVQAMDIGAHKGTEDDVKNCLHCHRGVGHGQ; this comes from the coding sequence ATGAACCTGAAAAATGCGCCCGGAATAGTTGTCATCATTCTAATCGGTATACTGATTGGACTGGGTGCTTATTCCTTTATTTACGCCAAGGGTTACTCCTACCTCTCTGACGATCCCAAGGCCTGTATCAACTGCCATATCATGCAGGCGAACTACGATTCCTGGAGCAAATCAGGCCATCAGTACGTGGCAAAATGTAATGACTGCCACTTACCCCACGGGAACATCGCAGCTAAATACGCGGTTAAAGCATTGAACGGTTTTAATCACGGTTGGGCATTTACTTTTCAGAACTTTCACGAGCCGATTCAAATCAAGGATCTTAATCGCAAGGTTGCGCTACAGAGTTGCCTGAACTGCCACCAACCCATGGTTCAAGCCATGGACATTGGTGCGCACAAGGGCACTGAAGACGACGTTAAGAATTGCCTGCACTGCCACCGCGGTGTGGGTCACGGACAATAG
- a CDS encoding carbonic anhydrase, whose protein sequence is MTQESLLTKKEILKMMVGFRRFRERFFKGEHSVYEDLSTGQSPKTLMIACSDSRVDPAILFSSSPGEIFVVRNVANLVPPFESNMGFHGVSAAIEFAVVNLEVENIVILGHRQCGGIRSLFQPEAIKKGGFVQQWMSIAEEAKNKVLQAHPHSDLDQKCRECEKTSIVTSLENLRTFPFIDSAVKDRGLQLLGVYFDLENGHLSFFDDVTQNFRELEISKVHNT, encoded by the coding sequence ATGACTCAAGAATCACTTCTGACTAAAAAAGAAATCCTAAAAATGATGGTGGGATTCCGCCGGTTTCGTGAGCGCTTTTTTAAGGGCGAGCATTCCGTTTACGAGGATCTTTCCACTGGCCAAAGCCCTAAAACTTTGATGATTGCCTGCAGTGATTCCCGCGTGGATCCGGCAATTTTGTTTTCTTCATCTCCAGGTGAAATCTTTGTGGTTCGAAACGTGGCAAATCTGGTGCCTCCATTTGAATCCAACATGGGTTTTCACGGGGTGTCTGCGGCAATTGAATTTGCCGTGGTGAACTTGGAAGTCGAGAACATTGTGATTCTTGGGCACCGTCAATGTGGCGGTATTCGCTCCTTGTTTCAGCCGGAAGCCATTAAAAAAGGTGGGTTCGTGCAGCAATGGATGAGTATCGCTGAGGAAGCAAAAAACAAAGTTTTGCAGGCGCATCCCCACAGTGATCTGGATCAAAAATGTCGCGAGTGTGAGAAAACTTCTATCGTGACCTCGCTTGAGAATCTTAGAACATTCCCGTTTATTGACTCTGCTGTGAAAGATCGCGGCTTGCAGCTATTGGGCGTTTACTTCGATCTTGAGAATGGCCACCTGTCCTTCTTTGACGATGTGACACAAAACTTTAGAGAGCTGGAAATCTCGAAAGTTCACAACACTTAG